One Vigna unguiculata cultivar IT97K-499-35 chromosome 11, ASM411807v1, whole genome shotgun sequence DNA window includes the following coding sequences:
- the LOC114170471 gene encoding proteasome subunit alpha type-6 codes for MSRGSGGGYDRHITIFSPEGRLFQVEYAFKAVKAAGITSIGVRGKDSICVVTQKKVPDKLLDQTSVTHLFPITKYLGLLATGMTADARTLVQQARNEAAEFRFTYGYEMPVDVLARWIADKSQVYTQHAYMRPLGVVAMVLGIDDEYGPQLYKCDPAGHYFGHKATSAGLKDQEAINFLEKKMKNDPSFTYEETVQTAISALQSVLQEDFKATEIEVGVVRKDNPEFRVLTTEEIDEHLTAISERD; via the exons ATGAGTCGAGGAAGTGGAGGTGGATACGATCGTCACATCACTATTTTCTCTCCCGAGGGACGTCTCTTCCAAGTTG AGTATGCTTTCAAGGCTGTTAAGGCTGCTGGAATCACCTCAATCGGTGTCCGAGGAAAGGATTCCATTTGTGTTGTTACTCAGAAGAAAGTTCCG GATAAGCTTTTGGACCAGACAAGTGTTACACACCTCTTTCCCATCACAAAGTACCTTGGTTTGTTGGCGACTGGCATGACAG CTGATGCTAGGACACTGGTCCAACAAGCAAGAAATGAAGCAGCTGAGTTTCGCTTTACATATGGATATGAGATGCCTGTAGATGTGTTGGCTAGATG GATTGCAGACAAATCACAAGTCTATACCCAACATGCATATATGAGACCACTTGGAGTAG TTGCTATGGTTTTGGGTATTGATGACGAATATGGACCACAGCTTTACAAATGTGATCCTGCTGGTCATTACTTTGGTCACAAG GCCACAAGTGCTGGATTGAAGGACCAAGAGGCAATTAATTTCTTggaaaagaagatgaagaatgaccCTTCATTTACTTATGAGGAGACGGTTCAG actGCCATTTCTGCTCTCCAATCAGTTCTTCAGGAAGATTTTAAGGCCACTGAGATTGAG GTTGGAGTGGTGCGAAAAGATAATCCAGAATTCAGAGTTCTAACCACTGAGGAAATTGATGAGCACTTGACTGCAATAAGTGAGCGTGACTGA